From the genome of Gracilinanus agilis isolate LMUSP501 unplaced genomic scaffold, AgileGrace unplaced_scaffold49136, whole genome shotgun sequence:
CTGTCCCTGTAATGCCATCAGCCTAGGCCAATAAATTATCCCTGGCCTCTCCACCCTTCAAGCCCTTcctaaaggagagaaggaagctgTCAGGTCAGAGTGCTGGAGGACAGATGGCGGGCGCTTCCCTGCCCAAGTTACTGACCTTTGTATACAAAGCTCTCCAGCCAGAGTTTAAGCCCAAACAGGTGGCAATTGCATTTCCAGAGGTTGTCCTTGAAGAATAACACTCTCAGGCTGGGGAGGGCCTCTAGGTGAGCTCTGTGGAGCTGCTGCAACTGGTTCCTCTGCATGGCGAGTCGAGTGAGGCGGCTCAGTGTCTCCCTGCCAAACCTGGGCAACTCCCTTATGTGATTAAAGGACAAATCCAGGTCCTGCAGTTGGGGCAGTGATTGGAAAAGCTTGCTTTCCACGGATCGAAGAGAGTTCCGGGCCAGGTTTAAGACCTGTAAGTGGGCAAGGCCCAAGA
Proteins encoded in this window:
- the LRTM1 gene encoding leucine-rich repeat and transmembrane domain-containing protein 1 — its product is DLFWLSSTLLLLFQEVGSCPEKCLCHPPTKTVDCSRQGLRQIPSQLPPRTQILRLQNNQIGELPTSAFSRTPLLRALDLSNNSLSSLAPGAFLGLAHLQVLNLARNSLRSVESKLFQSLPQLQDLDLSFNHIRELPRFGRETLSRLTRLAMQRNQLQQLHRAHLEALPSLRVLFFKDNLWKCNCHLFGLKLWLESFVYK